The Chitinispirillum alkaliphilum DNA segment TTTTCAGTTTTTCTGCCCCCCAGCTGTTGTGAGCAAAGGCACGCAGCCGATCTTTTATCCCCTCTGCAACTTCATCAACCGTTTCTGATTCCGGGTAATCGCACCAGATACTTAATTTTGCCCCCAGAAGATTGGGTTCTTCTGCACTTATAGTTATAGGGTAATCCCAGTTTTCTCTCGGCCAGCCACCGAAATATTTGTTTGGTGCCCATTTTTCATACAAAAGGGCCGCATCTCCCTTATAGGCTCCAAGATTGTAATATGTGGGGCGGAAACTTGAGTTCTGGATCTTGAAGCCTGCATTGAGAACTTCCTCTGGATGTTGATAGGCATTCCATAACTCCTGGATAACTGTCCGGTTCAGGCTTACAGCTGAGTTTGAATTGATTGCATCATATTCATAGGCGTCTGCCCAGGATCGCAGAGTCTTTCCATGAACATTAACAATACTGTCTATCCAGTTTACATATCCGACAAAGGCGTCAATACCGGTTGCTTGCTGGCCATATCTCTCTTGTGCAAAGCGTTCCAGCTGTGGGTATAAGTGGTAATTGGCTGCTCCGATAAACTCATCTGCACCCGTGTGCCAGTAAGGACCGGGAAAAAGCGGAAGAAATTCTTCTAACAGTGCCTCTGTTAAGTCGTATGCCTTTTGTTGTGAAATGTCCATATAGTAGATGCCAGATCCGTTATGCCCTAAAATCAATTCCGGGTAGGACCATTTTAACCATCCGGTATGACCTGGCAGATCTATTTCCGGAATAATGGTTATGTAGTATTCTTGTGCAAAAGAAATAAGCTCCTCAATTTCTTCCCTGGAATAAAAAGGGTAGGAAGTAATCAGAGGGTGGCTATGGGATTCGAGCCGAAATCCCAGGTCATCGGAAAAGTGAAGATGGAGCATGTTCAATTTAAAATAGGACAGTTCGACTATGTGGCGTTTTATCCACCCCACCGGAAAGAATTTCCTCCCCAGATCAATCATGAGTCCACGCTCCGGATAGCACGGCCAGTCAACAATTTGCCCCGCAGGGATCAGGCGATTCTGTTTAAGGAGTTGAAGAAGGGTGCGGGTTCCGTAAAATACACCCTGTGATTCTGGGCCAGATATCTCAATTTTTTCTGCAATAGTCAGAAAATAGCCTTCATTGCTTGGAAGAATATCCGAATCTGTAATCTTTAATACTATATCGCCCGTTTTTGCTGGTGAAGAGGTTATTTGAACTGAGATGCCGGTAA contains these protein-coding regions:
- a CDS encoding beta-N-acetylhexosaminidase — its product is MKQLCFRSIILCSILYITSVGANARPLTIPGVKEHSVSEGHFYFSQSSRIVLKHHTSPKLSSLAETFKKDLFHLTGISVQITSSPAKTGDIVLKITDSDILPSNEGYFLTIAEKIEISGPESQGVFYGTRTLLQLLKQNRLIPAGQIVDWPCYPERGLMIDLGRKFFPVGWIKRHIVELSYFKLNMLHLHFSDDLGFRLESHSHPLITSYPFYSREEIEELISFAQEYYITIIPEIDLPGHTGWLKWSYPELILGHNGSGIYYMDISQQKAYDLTEALLEEFLPLFPGPYWHTGADEFIGAANYHLYPQLERFAQERYGQQATGIDAFVGYVNWIDSIVNVHGKTLRSWADAYEYDAINSNSAVSLNRTVIQELWNAYQHPEEVLNAGFKIQNSSFRPTYYNLGAYKGDAALLYEKWAPNKYFGGWPRENWDYPITISAEEPNLLGAKLSIWCDYPESETVDEVAEGIKDRLRAFAHNSWGAEKLKNPYEEFTFLIDLIGRAPGFDDENTVTTPTRSPGMKTAAIFFENSTTLRLKTPKPGNFTLRVYSVNGRKIDEIYFPNLSAGTHYLKWHNEALSPGVYLIEISGNMERILHRTKFLR